DNA from Granulicella arctica:
TGCTCGTGAGTTGGAAGGGCAATGGTAGTCGCATTGCTGGATGGTTCGCTGCGAGCGCCATGTTCTTCCGTGCAGCCTGCCATCTCGCGTGGTTCTGGATGGTAGCCACGCACGTTGGGCCGCTGACTGTTGCTCGCCTGGGACGGCTGCCTGGGGTGATCATGCTGGTGTCGCACAGCGCCATCGCATTTGGGTTCCTGCTGGTGGCGGGATCCCGATTGAACCTGCGACTCGAGCAGGAAGCCCGGATCGATGAGCTGACCGGCCTGATGAACCGGCGCGCAATGCGGGTAGCTGTTTTGCAGGCCATCGCACGGTGCCGCCGTTCGAACCAGCAGATGTCGCTCGTCATGATGGATCTCGACGGTCTCAAGGGAGTAAACGACCGTCTGGGCCACGACGCCGGAGACATGGTCCTCCGCGAAGTCTCTAAGTCCCTCTGTGACAACCTCCGGTTTGGCGACGATCTGGCGCGTCTCGGCGGCGATGAGTTCTGCCTCCTGCTGCCGGCAGCCGATGAAGCCGAGGCGGTGCAGGTGGCGGAACGGTGCCGCAGGAGGCTGGCGGAGCTTGAGCTGACCTATCACGGAGAGAAGATCGTCATCAGCGCAAGCTTCGGCGTCGCGCACTCGCCCGACTGCACCTTGCACTGGGAAGAGCTATTGCGTCGGAGCGATGCGGCCCTCTACGTAGCCAAGAGGCATGGCAAGAATCGCGTCATGCTTGCGGAGCGGCCTAAAAGCGCTTCCGCTTTATGGGTGCTAGACGCGCAGAAGGTCGGCAGTTCCAACAGCTTCGTACCGCCTGTAACATCGTCCTATAGAGAGGCAACTGGCAGCAGCATCAGGTCGTCGGCCATACCGACCTCCTTTTGAACGAAGGGCTCGGCATAGCGAACGCCGGCCAGCAGACCGTAATGGCGGGCCGTTGCGAAGGTGGTCTCCCGAATCTCTCCTTCAGGGACAAAGAGCCCGCCTCCCTGAGGCTGCTGCGCGTACTGCGACCTGTACGCCATCAGCGACTGAAAGCGCTGCTCCGCGAACAGCGTGATGTCGACGACGAAGGTAGGGCGCACGTCGGCGTACAGACTTGCATAGAGAATCTTGAACGGACGGTGCGGCGCTTGAGCCTCGCCCGGCGTCTCCATCTTGGCTAGCCCGCTCACGAAGCATGCCTCGTAGCCCAGCGTTGCCGATGTATAGTGGTCCGGATGACGCCCCTGCCAGTAAGGCAGAATCACCACGCGCGGTCGCAGGCGGCGCAGCACGCCAGCAACCTTCAGCCGATTCTCAAGTGTGTTTTGAACATTGCCATCCGGCAGGTCGAGCGCCTCACGGTGCGCCACATGCAGGATG
Protein-coding regions in this window:
- a CDS encoding GGDEF domain-containing protein, whose product is MPHGLGFDALALLLLLAHLLMYRAFMEMLENGRKLWRPQLTLVAAGVVVLALSVIPALSGASLLIRPIWAMQYMLIGWMLVSWKGNGSRIAGWFAASAMFFRAACHLAWFWMVATHVGPLTVARLGRLPGVIMLVSHSAIAFGFLLVAGSRLNLRLEQEARIDELTGLMNRRAMRVAVLQAIARCRRSNQQMSLVMMDLDGLKGVNDRLGHDAGDMVLREVSKSLCDNLRFGDDLARLGGDEFCLLLPAADEAEAVQVAERCRRRLAELELTYHGEKIVISASFGVAHSPDCTLHWEELLRRSDAALYVAKRHGKNRVMLAERPKSASALWVLDAQKVGSSNSFVPPVTSSYREATGSSIRSSAIPTSF
- the bshB1 gene encoding bacillithiol biosynthesis deacetylase BshB1 — encoded protein: MIPISAVPSMIDILAIAAHRDDVEQTCGGTLLAMQAKGWRTGILDLTQGESGTRGTAAERAAEAAEAGRILHVAHREALDLPDGNVQNTLENRLKVAGVLRRLRPRVVILPYWQGRHPDHYTSATLGYEACFVSGLAKMETPGEAQAPHRPFKILYASLYADVRPTFVVDITLFAEQRFQSLMAYRSQYAQQPQGGGLFVPEGEIRETTFATARHYGLLAGVRYAEPFVQKEVGMADDLMLLPVASL